In a genomic window of Meleagris gallopavo isolate NT-WF06-2002-E0010 breed Aviagen turkey brand Nicholas breeding stock chromosome 1, Turkey_5.1, whole genome shotgun sequence:
- the FAM234B gene encoding protein FAM234B — protein sequence MATVLSRALKLPGKKSPDLGEYDPLTQADSDESEDDLVLNIQKNGGVKNGKSPPEEVQDPDSDVEVGMTKQHTSECAPEGYPAEAAGGLEQKAAPSLMPYLRTAVFLLTVVISMILVLVCAFLIPCPPRDLHNTWNHNLGQGAGGVLSPLELCDVNGDGLPDILIVFTALMNASVMGVSTPSVTVVALSGMNGSTLWSIQLPEETRSVQCKGLSLGSPAEPVCLVTGTAKFLSLLSASTGKTIWTLNSIHLSDGILAAPAATLPDVDGDGIRDIVVLALKETQPDVFFVLVSGKTGVALGGPVKYNIIGEGKVIGPQVHITSRGAIYILFGFGNVQAVALRDIFTQARNRDSFPMMLHQEEPEWEKRRSVNLSELIDIYSGGVDFLQTIKAPDTNCSNLLITTKEGLILLQGQDLEPRWTLEIQNISSQPVLGYFSADQTLDFMLQAQTGNGKKKVVVVDGKSGLLVWKQELPWQKQQLDALSVMTLDKKSVFLFWADEAQPVLQSLHPGPRSERPGLHHLYLLHPVFPTVLLDLTNATDKVIASAVGINDLQKDAFHITVTTTATSEKQPGFLSVSKLGLKWAMMTQGRMVWLKDTTTPKISRGEVRRFLARLKFVDFPHKL from the exons ATGGCTACGGTGCTGTCCCGGGCGCTGAAGCTGCCGG gaaagaaaagcccGGATCTTGGAGAGTACGATCCTCTCACTCAGGCCGATAGTGATGAAAGTGAAGATGACCTCGTACTCAACATACAGAAAAATGGGGGTGTCAAGAATGGGAAGAGCCCCCCCGAGGAAGTGCAGGATCCCGACTCCGATGTGGAAGTTGGGATGACAAAGCAGCACACGTCAGAATGCGCACCCGAGGGTTATCctgcagaggcagctggggGCTTGGAACAGAAGGCTGCTCCATCCCTCATGCCATACCTGCGCACAGCAGTCTTTTTGCTCACCGTGGTGATCTCGATGATTCTTGTGTTGGTGTGCGCGTTTCTAATTCCCTGTCCCCCTAGGGACTTGCATAACACCTGGAACCACAACCTAGGTCAGGGAGCAG GTGGTGTGTTATCCCCATTGGAGCTTTGTGATGTGAATGGTGATGGGCTCCCTGACATCCTCATCGTCTTCACAGCCCTGATGAACGCCAGTGTCATGG GTGTCTCTACGCCCTCTGTGACTGTGGTAGCCCTTTCTGGTATGAATGGCAGCACTTTATGGTCCATCCAGCTTCCAGAAGAGACTCGGAGTGTGCAGTGCAAAGGGCTGTCACTGGGGTCACCAGCAGAGCCCGTTTGCCTTGTGACAGGAACAGCTAAATTCCTCAGCCTTCTTAGTGCCTCCACAG GCAAAACCATCTGGACACTGAACTCCATTCACCTTTCAGATGGGATCTTGGCTGCACCAGCTGCAACTCTTCCAGATGTAGATGGAGATGGTATTAGGGATATTGTTGTTCTGGCCCTCAAAGAAACACAG CCTGATGTGTTTTTCGTCTTGGTGTCAGGAAAGACTGGGGTTGCTTTGGGCGGGCCTGTGAAGTACAACATCATTGGAGAAGGGAAAGTAATTGGCCCTCAAGTCCATATCACCAGCCGGGGAGCCATCTACATCCTGTTTGGTTTTG GTAATGTTCAAGCAGTTGCCCTGAGGGATATCTTTACCCAAGCCAGAAACCGGGACAGCTTTCCTATGATGCTGCATCAGGAGGAGCCAGAATGGGAAAAGCGCAGATCTGTAAACCTGTCAGAGCTCATTGACATTTACAG TGGGGGTGTTGACTTCCTGCAGACGATAAAGGCACCTGACACAAACTGCAGCAACCTGCTCATCACCACCAAAGAAGGCTTGATTCTACTGCAGGGACAGGACCTCGAGCCCCGCTGGACCTTGGAAATTCAGAACATCAGCAG CCAGCCAGTGCTGGGGTACTTCAGTGCTGATCAAACCCTGGACTTCATGCTGCAAGCACAGACcggaaatgggaagaaaaag GTGGTGGTGGTAGATGGCAAATCTGGCCTCCTTGTTTGGAAGCAGGAACTCCCATGGCAGAAACAACAACTTGATGCACTATCAGTCATGACTTTGGacaagaaatctgtttttctcttctgggcTGACGAAGCACAGCCTGTGCTACAGAGTTTG CATCCTGGTCCCAGATCTGAGCGCCCGGGTCTGCACCACCTTTATCTTCTCCATCCTGTTTTCCCTACAGTCCTTTTGGACCTCACCAATGCAACAGACAAAGTCATTGCTTCAGCAG TTGGAATTAATGATCTCCAGAAGGATGCATTTCACATCACTGTGACAACAACTGCAACCTCTGAAAAACAGCCAGGATTTCTCTCAGTCAGCAAGTTGGGCTTGAAATGGGCCATGATGACACAGGGTCGAATGGTGTGGCTAAAGGACACCACCACTCCCAAAATCAGCCGTGGAGAAGTGAGGCGATTTCTTGCTCGACTGAAATTTGTTGACTTCCCTCACAAG ctctAG